TCGCGCAGGCGTAACCGGTCCATGGCCTCCACCGCTTTTCCAAATGCGCCCACACCCGGAAGAATCACTCTATCGGCACGTTCGAGCTGCTCCGGGGTGCTGATGATGTCCGCCTGCGCACCCAGGTGCTCCAGCGCCTTGTGCACGCTTTTCAGATTGCCGGCGCCGTAATCGATGATGCCGATCACGCCAGAACCCCCTTGGTGGAGGGTATGCCCGGTTCGCGCGGATCGACAGCCAACGCCATGCGCAGAGCGCGTGCCAGGCTTTTCATCAAAGACTCCATCATGTGGTGCTGATTGACGCCGTACAAAATGCCGACGTGCACGGTCATCTGTGCATGCACCGCAAAAGCGCGAAGAAATTCAGTCAGCAGTTCGCCATCGAACTCCCCCACTCTGTGCAGCGCCATTCTTGGCTCGAAGACAAAGAAGCCACGGCCGCTCACATCCACGACCGCCCGGCTCAAGGCCTCGTCCAATGGACAACAGGCGAACCCGAATCGGGTGATCCCCTGTTTGTCCGCAACCGCCTGACTGAAGGCAGTGCCCAGACAAATCCCCACATCCTCCACGGTATGATGGCCATCGACATAGAGATCGCCCTTGGCGTTAATGGTGAGGTCGATGAGGCTGTGTCGCGCCAGACTATCGAGGAGATGGTCGAAAAAGCCGATGCCGGTCTGGATATCTCTTCTGCCGCTGCCGTCCAGATTCACCGATAAGGTGATATCCGTCTCGTGGGTTTTTCGTACGATTTGAGCTGTGCGTTTTTTCATGATAGGCTCGCTTTCAAGGCTTCCAGGAACCAATGGTTTTCCTCACGCCGTCCAATACTCACCCGCAGGTGATCTTTGAGCAACGGGTAACCGCCGACATTGCGCACGAGAATACCCTGATCTTTTAAGCGATCGAAAACCAATTCAGCGTGTGGACAGTGGAATAAAATAAAATTAGCTGCAGAGGGTAGCGGACGAATCGAGGGGATTCGCTGCATCTCGCTGAGCAACCAGTCGCGTTCTTTCACCAGCCCGGAGACCTGACGCAGCATGGTTCCGCGATCCGCAAGCAGCTGCGTGGCGATGATCTCAGTCAACAGATTGACGTTATAGGGCAGATTGGCTTTGCGAAGCTGGTAGATGCATTCAGCCGAAGCCAGTAAATAGCCCAAACGTAATCCAGCCAGTGAGAATGCTTTGGAAAAAGTGCGTGAGATGATCAGCTGTGGATATTTATCCAATAATGGAATAGCGGTCTGACCTGAAAATTCCGCATAGGCTTCATCCAGAAAAACCAGTCCGCAGGCTTCCTCGCACAGGGTCTGCACCTGCAGCAGAGAAAGCAGAGCGCCGGTTGGATTGTTGGGCGAACAGAGCAGAATGATCCGCGGCTGTTCGTTTCGCATCAAACGCAATGCCTTTTCCATGGGAAAAGGTTCGGAAGGCGCGTGCGGCAGCGCCAGAACGTTGCCTCCATACAATATGCTGAAAATTTCATAAAGACCAAAAGTCGGCGGAAATATGAGCACGCCGTCGTTTTCCGCCACCGTTGCAGAAAGCACAGTCTGCAACAGCTGATTGGAACCGTTGCCGAGAAGCACTTGGTCCGGGCTCAGCCCGTGCCAAGCGGCGATCGCCTGTTTGAGATCACTGGATTCATTCATGGGATAACGGTTCCAGGGGAGCGCCGACGCGGCGGTCAGCACCCGTTTCTTGAACTCCTGGGGGAGGTCGAACGGACTTTCATTCTGGTTGAGCTTGGCGCGCATGCGCTGTTGCGGCGGAGCAGAATAACCCTGTAGATCCAACACCGCTCTTTTAAAATAATTTTCCATTTTTACCTACCCGTTTAATCACTGCCTGTGCGTGAGCATCCAAACCCTCGGCATGGGCGAAATGCACGATTTGCTCGCTGTGACGGTTCAGCGCTTCCAGGGTGTACGAGATCACGCTGCTGAACTTGACAAAATCCTCTGCCCGCAGCGGAGAAAAAAACCTGGCGGATCCGTTGGTCGGCAGGATGTGATTGGGCCCTGCCCAATAATCTCCTACTGTCTCGGGAGAATAGCTGCCCAAAAAAATCGCGCCAGCGTTTTGGATTCGGCCGAGCATGTGCCAAGCGTCCTGAACGTGCAATCCCAAATGTTCGGGGGCCAGTCGATTGGCAAGATCAACGGCCTGCTGCATGGATTGAGTTAACAACACGGCGCCATAGTTCTGTAGAGATTGAGTGAGAATTTCCGTGCGTTTCAAATTTTTCATCTGTTCAGACACCGCTTTTTGCACGGCCAAGGCGGTTTTCTCCGAATTGGTAAGTAACAATGAGGAAGCCAAGGGATCATGCTCCGCCTGGGCTAAAAGGTCTGCTGCGGCAAATTCCGCATCAGCCTCCTCATCAGCGATGATTACCACTTCACTCGGTCCGGCAATCATATCCATGCCGCACTGTCCGAAAACCAGCTTTTTAGCAGTGGCGACATAGATGTTGCCCGGCCCGACGATCTTGTCTACGCGGGGAATGCTGGCCGTACCATAGGCCAAAGCGGCGATGGCCTGACTGCCGCCGACCCGAAACACTTTTGTAACCTCGAGCTCATGGGCTGTCGCCAGGATAACCGGACTGACTTCGCCTTGCGCATTGCACGGCGTGACCACATAGATCTCGCGCACTCCGGCCACGCGGGCCGGAACCACGCCCATGATCAAAGACGAGGGGTATGCCGCCCGGCCGCCTGGAACATAGACACCCACACGATGCATGGGAATGACCCGCTGACCCAGCA
The sequence above is a segment of the bacterium genome. Coding sequences within it:
- the hisD gene encoding histidinol dehydrogenase yields the protein MAIYRNKEIDHFLIKYESRRTLMVEEIERTVLQIIKDVRDQGDEALIRYTASFDKARLSKDTILVSREEMAQAHKRINKDLLKTIQGSIKNIQDFHRNSLPQSWFNWQEDGVVLGQRVIPMHRVGVYVPGGRAAYPSSLIMGVVPARVAGVREIYVVTPCNAQGEVSPVILATAHELEVTKVFRVGGSQAIAALAYGTASIPRVDKIVGPGNIYVATAKKLVFGQCGMDMIAGPSEVVIIADEEADAEFAAADLLAQAEHDPLASSLLLTNSEKTALAVQKAVSEQMKNLKRTEILTQSLQNYGAVLLTQSMQQAVDLANRLAPEHLGLHVQDAWHMLGRIQNAGAIFLGSYSPETVGDYWAGPNHILPTNGSARFFSPLRAEDFVKFSSVISYTLEALNRHSEQIVHFAHAEGLDAHAQAVIKRVGKNGKLF
- the hisC gene encoding histidinol-phosphate transaminase, with product MENYFKRAVLDLQGYSAPPQQRMRAKLNQNESPFDLPQEFKKRVLTAASALPWNRYPMNESSDLKQAIAAWHGLSPDQVLLGNGSNQLLQTVLSATVAENDGVLIFPPTFGLYEIFSILYGGNVLALPHAPSEPFPMEKALRLMRNEQPRIILLCSPNNPTGALLSLLQVQTLCEEACGLVFLDEAYAEFSGQTAIPLLDKYPQLIISRTFSKAFSLAGLRLGYLLASAECIYQLRKANLPYNVNLLTEIIATQLLADRGTMLRQVSGLVKERDWLLSEMQRIPSIRPLPSAANFILFHCPHAELVFDRLKDQGILVRNVGGYPLLKDHLRVSIGRREENHWFLEALKASLS
- the hisB gene encoding imidazoleglycerol-phosphate dehydratase HisB, which translates into the protein MKKRTAQIVRKTHETDITLSVNLDGSGRRDIQTGIGFFDHLLDSLARHSLIDLTINAKGDLYVDGHHTVEDVGICLGTAFSQAVADKQGITRFGFACCPLDEALSRAVVDVSGRGFFVFEPRMALHRVGEFDGELLTEFLRAFAVHAQMTVHVGILYGVNQHHMMESLMKSLARALRMALAVDPREPGIPSTKGVLA